Proteins co-encoded in one Sporosarcina sp. FSL K6-1522 genomic window:
- the rsgA gene encoding ribosome small subunit-dependent GTPase A yields the protein MVNLHEYGWNTVHETNWNDINDNVKLEKCVPGRVTLEHKRMYRVITAEGEWLSVCSGAFTHDAQQRRDFPAVGDWVAVEKMPGEERGIIHAILPRTSLFSRKAAGSTIVEQIIAVNVDIVFLVMSMNQDFNARRLERYLVAAYDSGANPVVVLTKKDICDNPSFYLEEAQNIALGADIFAVSNVTGEGVDALTALLKDGKTAALLGSSGVGKSSLTNAICGEETMAVQTIREDDAKGRHTTTHRELIRIPSGGVLIDTPGMREFQLWDNSESLESGFKDIEALADACKFNDCQHNNEPGCAIQEALATGVLPEERYASYLKLQKELAFLDRKMDRVAQAEERNKWKKITKSMRNHPSKKK from the coding sequence TTGGTAAACTTACACGAATACGGTTGGAATACAGTACACGAAACAAATTGGAATGACATAAACGATAACGTCAAACTAGAAAAATGCGTCCCTGGACGCGTGACACTTGAACATAAACGGATGTACCGTGTCATAACTGCTGAGGGCGAATGGCTATCTGTTTGCTCCGGCGCGTTTACACATGATGCACAGCAACGCCGGGACTTCCCCGCAGTTGGCGATTGGGTTGCAGTAGAAAAAATGCCTGGTGAGGAACGCGGCATTATCCATGCGATTCTCCCCCGCACCTCCTTGTTTTCTCGGAAGGCTGCTGGCTCAACAATCGTCGAACAAATTATTGCTGTCAACGTCGATATTGTCTTTCTCGTCATGTCGATGAATCAGGATTTCAATGCGAGGCGTCTCGAACGCTATCTCGTTGCGGCCTACGATTCCGGCGCCAATCCCGTCGTTGTGCTGACGAAAAAAGATATCTGCGATAATCCTAGCTTCTATCTTGAAGAAGCACAAAATATTGCATTGGGCGCTGATATTTTTGCGGTCAGTAATGTTACGGGTGAAGGTGTCGATGCACTAACCGCCCTGCTGAAAGATGGCAAGACAGCAGCATTATTAGGTTCGTCAGGTGTCGGAAAGTCCTCGCTAACGAATGCCATTTGTGGTGAGGAGACAATGGCCGTACAAACAATTCGCGAAGATGATGCAAAGGGGCGCCATACAACAACACACCGAGAGCTCATTCGAATTCCGAGTGGCGGTGTGTTAATTGACACACCTGGTATGCGCGAATTCCAGCTATGGGACAATAGCGAAAGCCTCGAATCCGGCTTTAAAGATATCGAAGCGTTGGCAGACGCTTGCAAATTCAATGACTGCCAGCATAACAATGAGCCTGGCTGTGCAATCCAAGAAGCACTTGCTACAGGTGTCTTGCCTGAAGAACGCTATGCGAGCTATCTAAAACTGCAAAAAGAGTTAGCCTTCCTCGACCGTAAAATGGATCGTGTCGCGCAAGCTGAAGAACGCAATAAGTGGAAAAAGATTACGAAAAGTATGCGTAATCATCCTTCAAAGAAGAAATAA
- a CDS encoding hemolysin family protein produces the protein MTAFAVLIALTAFFVASEFAIVKVRKTRIDQLVAEGNKRAISAKKVISNLDEYLSACQLGITITALGLGMLGEPTVKLMLKPIFTQLDLTPSLSSLLSFIIAFTFVTFLHVVVGELAPKTIAIQKAEEVTLSFSKPLILFYRLMYPIIKGMNGSARFICHLLGFKSISESEVAHTEEELRMILSDSLKSGEINQSEYKYVNKIFEFDDRIAKEIMAPRTELISIEKDMTLREVFEVIGVEQYTRYPVTDGDKDHIIGLVNMKNLLTAFIKDPETEHRPVIDYMQPIIHVIETMPIGDLLLKIQRERIHMAILMDEYGGTSGLVTIEDILEEIVGDIRDEFDTHEIPEIQTLGEDHYIFDAKMLIENVNDILGIDIDEEDIDTIGGWFMTQRFDAIQGEKIIEQGYEFMAKDVDGHHILYLEVMKDKTEEVGNPSELSMES, from the coding sequence TTGACAGCATTCGCTGTCTTGATCGCCCTCACCGCATTTTTTGTTGCGAGTGAATTTGCTATTGTGAAAGTAAGGAAAACACGTATTGATCAGCTAGTTGCAGAAGGAAACAAACGAGCGATTAGTGCAAAAAAAGTAATTTCTAATTTGGATGAATACCTATCCGCTTGTCAATTAGGAATCACGATTACCGCTCTCGGACTCGGGATGCTCGGTGAGCCTACTGTTAAATTGATGTTGAAACCAATTTTCACACAACTCGATTTGACACCTAGTCTTTCTAGCCTTCTTTCATTCATCATCGCGTTCACGTTCGTAACATTCTTGCATGTTGTTGTAGGTGAATTGGCTCCTAAAACAATCGCGATTCAAAAAGCGGAAGAAGTTACTTTGTCATTTTCAAAACCGCTGATTTTATTTTATCGCCTCATGTACCCTATCATCAAAGGGATGAATGGTTCTGCCCGTTTCATCTGTCATCTTCTTGGTTTCAAATCAATATCGGAATCAGAAGTCGCACATACAGAAGAAGAACTTCGTATGATTTTATCGGACAGTTTAAAAAGCGGTGAAATCAACCAATCCGAATATAAATATGTCAATAAAATTTTTGAATTTGACGATCGGATTGCCAAAGAAATTATGGCTCCTCGTACAGAATTGATATCCATTGAAAAGGATATGACATTACGTGAGGTATTCGAAGTCATTGGTGTCGAGCAATATACACGCTATCCCGTAACAGACGGCGATAAAGACCACATCATTGGCCTCGTGAATATGAAAAATCTGTTGACAGCATTCATTAAAGACCCTGAAACAGAGCACCGCCCCGTAATCGACTACATGCAACCGATTATTCATGTTATCGAAACGATGCCTATTGGTGATTTACTACTTAAAATTCAACGAGAGCGTATTCATATGGCGATCTTGATGGATGAGTATGGAGGAACTTCAGGGCTTGTGACAATCGAAGACATTCTCGAAGAAATCGTTGGAGATATTCGAGACGAATTCGATACACATGAAATTCCAGAAATCCAAACACTTGGCGAGGATCATTATATTTTTGATGCCAAAATGTTGATTGAAAATGTTAATGACATCCTTGGCATTGACATCGATGAAGAAGATATCGATACAATCGGTGGCTGGTTCATGACGCAACGCTTCGATGCCATTCAAGGCGAAAAAATTATCGAACAAGGGTATGAGTTTATGGCGAAAGATGTAGATGGTCACCATATCCTTTACCTAGAAGTGATGAAAGATAAAACAGAAGAAGTTGGAAATCCATCCGAATTATCGATGGAATCTTAA
- a CDS encoding YheE family protein: MLQHFSYKPMYDNQQLPGWTFAFFFRNARYTGEYSPDGTITWTGETPPEEQNVQNMIHELMTFHVYD, encoded by the coding sequence ATGCTGCAACACTTTAGTTACAAACCTATGTATGACAATCAACAATTGCCGGGCTGGACATTTGCATTTTTCTTCCGCAATGCGCGCTATACGGGCGAATACTCGCCCGACGGTACCATCACGTGGACTGGCGAAACGCCGCCCGAAGAACAAAATGTTCAAAACATGATTCACGAATTAATGACTTTCCACGTTTACGACTGA
- a CDS encoding ferritin-like domain-containing protein — translation MFVDKLKQAIEDEYKDYYFYKSMYGLTNDPLWQDFLSHMYEDEKSHYEMFQQLYYMMTGTFVPNPKKPLPCYNLKECVQRALVDELEAVETYKEMLLTIPFQQAYNPLFIAMHDEMEHAIRMSTMYNALR, via the coding sequence TTGTTTGTCGATAAATTAAAGCAGGCCATTGAAGACGAGTACAAAGATTATTACTTCTATAAATCGATGTATGGCTTGACGAACGATCCGCTGTGGCAAGATTTTCTCAGTCATATGTATGAGGATGAAAAAAGCCATTACGAAATGTTCCAACAACTCTATTATATGATGACCGGGACATTTGTTCCAAATCCGAAGAAGCCATTGCCTTGTTACAACTTGAAAGAGTGTGTACAACGGGCATTAGTAGATGAGCTTGAGGCGGTTGAAACGTATAAGGAGATGCTGCTAACTATTCCTTTTCAACAGGCGTATAATCCATTGTTTATCGCGATGCATGATGAAATGGAACATGCGATTCGGATGTCGACCATGTACAACGCGCTTCGCTAA
- a CDS encoding DUF445 family protein codes for MKRLDFLWTLLFMAFIGALIGGFTNHLAIKMLFRPHEAKYIGKWRLPFTPGLIPKRRDELARQLGKTVTNYLLTPETFRKKLLTPDMEKKAEHFLQQKIEEHVFHSDKTLHDWLNAAGATNVAGKAEQKVLEVLDKQLHAVRTKLTNGTVEEVLPESWRAGAEERIPTMTTYILDRAENYCASDEGKAMFRKLIDDFLASKGTLGGMMSMFFGESESLVGKVQREALKFVAAPGTFELVNKMLTNEWTKLQKRPVEELLAGFDWDGLFGSVKLYAQQELALDARLDKSIHDYWPEGAEWTANNVTPTLIRFAFIQAEEQMEKSLRKLKLDDMVREQVDTFPVAVLEDLVLGISKREFKMITVLGALLGGLIGIVQGLIVFATNLS; via the coding sequence GTGAAGCGATTGGATTTTTTATGGACCTTGTTATTCATGGCATTCATCGGCGCACTGATTGGAGGATTTACGAATCACCTCGCGATCAAAATGCTGTTTAGGCCACATGAAGCAAAATATATTGGCAAATGGCGCTTGCCATTTACACCTGGATTGATTCCCAAACGGCGTGACGAACTGGCAAGACAGTTGGGAAAAACGGTGACGAATTATTTGTTGACGCCAGAGACGTTCCGCAAGAAATTACTAACGCCAGATATGGAGAAGAAGGCAGAGCATTTTCTCCAACAAAAGATTGAAGAACATGTATTTCATTCAGACAAGACATTGCATGATTGGTTAAATGCTGCGGGTGCGACGAATGTTGCAGGTAAGGCCGAACAAAAAGTGTTGGAAGTGCTCGATAAACAGCTTCACGCTGTGCGCACAAAACTGACGAACGGCACGGTAGAAGAGGTACTACCGGAATCGTGGCGAGCGGGAGCGGAAGAGCGTATTCCGACGATGACAACGTATATATTGGATCGTGCGGAAAACTACTGCGCATCTGATGAAGGAAAAGCGATGTTTCGCAAACTGATTGATGACTTTTTGGCATCGAAAGGTACGCTTGGTGGCATGATGAGTATGTTTTTCGGTGAGTCTGAATCGCTCGTTGGAAAAGTGCAACGAGAAGCATTGAAGTTTGTTGCGGCTCCTGGTACATTCGAATTGGTCAACAAGATGCTGACTAATGAGTGGACGAAACTGCAAAAGCGTCCTGTCGAGGAATTGCTTGCGGGATTTGATTGGGACGGATTATTTGGTTCCGTCAAATTGTATGCGCAACAAGAATTGGCACTGGACGCACGTCTTGATAAGTCCATTCATGATTACTGGCCCGAAGGTGCGGAGTGGACAGCAAACAATGTGACACCTACACTCATCCGTTTTGCATTTATCCAGGCAGAAGAACAAATGGAAAAATCACTCCGCAAACTGAAATTAGATGATATGGTAAGGGAGCAAGTCGACACGTTCCCGGTGGCCGTATTGGAAGATCTCGTACTGGGTATTTCTAAGCGTGAATTCAAAATGATTACCGTTTTAGGTGCCTTGCTTGGCGGCTTGATTGGAATCGTGCAAGGTCTTATCGTCTTTGCAACAAACTTATCTTAG
- a CDS encoding YlbF family regulator, with product MTVNIYDDLNNLEATFRKTAEFADVQQAVEEVKADGEALELFKNFRKIQVTLQEKQMQGEEIAAEELEYAQKTAQLAQQNQKIMTMLEAEMKLSGVIEEVNRVLMKPVQQLYESI from the coding sequence ATGACAGTGAATATCTATGATGATTTAAACAACTTGGAAGCGACTTTCCGTAAAACAGCGGAATTTGCAGATGTCCAACAAGCGGTTGAAGAAGTGAAGGCGGATGGCGAGGCACTTGAACTGTTCAAGAACTTTCGTAAAATCCAAGTAACGCTTCAGGAAAAGCAAATGCAAGGGGAAGAAATTGCTGCTGAAGAGCTGGAATATGCACAAAAAACAGCGCAATTAGCACAGCAAAACCAAAAGATTATGACGATGCTTGAAGCTGAGATGAAATTGAGCGGGGTTATTGAAGAAGTAAACCGCGTGTTAATGAAGCCTGTTCAACAATTATATGAATCCATCTGA
- a CDS encoding coproporphyrinogen III oxidase, translating to MQKIVIKQSFAQDWIRMFTHLANLFFEQSQIIEEDVEEAIRVAFTLEKTADNMLTGQAFLTWDGQEYTATFSELEEDGNEKIQTRQLKRIYSHILLEALEQATGMQQSWGILTGIRPMKLYHKYRQQGYSTEEAQQLLMDRHRISAEKSELLANIADVQLRAVPDLYELKEEVSIYIGIPFCPTKCAYCTFPAYAIHRKNGRVESFLDGLHEEIREMGKWLTERNMAITTIYFGGGTPTSIEAEEMDALYETMYASFPNMENVREVTVEAGRPDTITPAKIDVLKKWGIDRISVNPQSYTDETLKAIGRHHSVQETVDKFWLSRNMGMKNINMDLIIGLPNEGLEEFQHSLDETEKMQPESLTVHTLSFKRASEMTRNKDKYKVADRGTVEQMMKLGEQWNAANGYEPYYLYRQKNILGNLENVGYAKPGEESIYNIVIMEEVQTIIGVGCGASSKFIDPTTGKITQYYNPKDPAAYILTFEDAIDKKLAHLDAIFTATV from the coding sequence ATGCAAAAAATCGTTATTAAACAATCATTTGCGCAGGACTGGATTCGGATGTTTACGCATCTGGCGAATCTGTTTTTTGAGCAGTCGCAAATTATAGAGGAAGACGTGGAAGAGGCCATCCGTGTAGCGTTTACGCTTGAGAAAACTGCGGACAATATGCTGACAGGGCAAGCGTTTTTAACTTGGGATGGTCAAGAATACACCGCTACTTTCTCGGAGCTAGAAGAAGATGGCAATGAAAAAATTCAAACGCGTCAGCTGAAGCGAATTTATTCACATATCTTGCTGGAAGCACTTGAACAAGCAACGGGTATGCAGCAATCATGGGGGATTTTGACAGGTATCCGTCCAATGAAGCTCTATCACAAATACCGCCAGCAAGGGTATAGTACAGAAGAGGCGCAGCAATTATTAATGGATCGCCATCGCATTTCAGCGGAGAAGAGTGAACTGCTTGCAAATATTGCAGATGTTCAACTACGTGCAGTACCTGATTTGTATGAGTTGAAAGAGGAAGTAAGTATTTACATTGGAATTCCGTTTTGCCCAACAAAATGTGCGTATTGTACATTCCCGGCGTACGCAATTCATCGGAAAAATGGTCGTGTGGAATCGTTCCTCGATGGCTTGCATGAGGAAATTCGTGAAATGGGCAAGTGGCTGACAGAGCGTAATATGGCGATTACGACGATTTACTTTGGCGGCGGAACACCGACTTCTATTGAGGCAGAAGAGATGGATGCGCTCTATGAAACGATGTATGCATCATTCCCGAATATGGAAAATGTTCGAGAAGTGACGGTAGAGGCGGGACGCCCGGATACAATTACGCCTGCTAAAATTGACGTGTTGAAAAAGTGGGGCATTGATCGCATCAGTGTCAATCCGCAGTCGTATACAGATGAGACATTGAAAGCGATTGGACGTCATCATTCCGTTCAAGAGACGGTCGATAAGTTTTGGTTGTCACGCAATATGGGCATGAAAAACATCAATATGGACTTAATTATCGGCTTGCCGAACGAAGGCTTGGAAGAATTCCAGCATTCGTTGGATGAAACGGAGAAGATGCAACCTGAATCATTGACTGTTCATACACTGTCATTCAAACGCGCATCTGAAATGACGCGCAATAAGGACAAGTATAAAGTGGCAGATCGTGGCACTGTCGAGCAGATGATGAAGCTTGGGGAACAGTGGAATGCAGCGAATGGTTACGAGCCGTATTATTTGTACCGTCAAAAAAATATTTTAGGTAACTTGGAAAACGTCGGTTATGCCAAGCCGGGCGAAGAGAGTATTTACAACATCGTTATTATGGAAGAAGTGCAGACGATTATTGGCGTTGGTTGTGGTGCATCGAGTAAGTTCATCGACCCGACAACGGGGAAAATCACGCAGTATTATAATCCGAAAGATCCAGCGGCCTATATTTTGACGTTTGAAGATGCAATTGACAAGAAGTTAGCACATTTAGATGCGATTTTTACTGCAACAGTTTAG
- a CDS encoding aminotransferase class I/II-fold pyridoxal phosphate-dependent enzyme, which translates to MMKSLWSIDTNIIHSLHQEERHTGVVSQSITPAVAYSFPSAEDAAAVVSGQMEGTYYGRYGNPTTQELERQIAQLENGEAALGVSSGMAAISISLLAYLQHGDHALVTKDVYGGTFSFLKNLAPRFGIDYTYIDCTNLMDLERSIKPNTKVLYIETPSNPGLAVLNIKALSLIAKRHNLTLIIDNTFMTPYLQKPIEMGADVVVHSGTKYLNGHGDVIAGFIVGQKNEINRMRKTIMGDLGQNLNAWESYLILRGLKTLPVRMQRHCDNAMAIAEFLEKHPAVEKVFYPGLPSHPQHEVAKSQMKKMGGVVSFELKGGVTSGKEFINNLQLGLISFSLGDPETLVQHPASMTHSSIPQEERLKYGISDGLIRLSAGLEDRQDIIADLHQSLEKISSAKHATL; encoded by the coding sequence ATTATGAAATCACTTTGGAGTATAGACACGAATATCATTCATTCATTACATCAGGAAGAGCGGCACACGGGCGTTGTTTCACAGTCGATAACGCCTGCTGTCGCTTACTCATTCCCAAGTGCTGAAGATGCAGCAGCCGTCGTCTCGGGGCAAATGGAAGGGACTTATTATGGACGTTATGGCAATCCAACAACACAAGAATTAGAACGCCAAATTGCACAGTTAGAAAACGGAGAAGCTGCTTTAGGTGTCAGCAGCGGCATGGCGGCGATTTCCATCTCCCTTCTGGCTTACTTACAACATGGCGATCATGCCCTCGTAACAAAAGACGTTTATGGGGGGACGTTCAGCTTTTTAAAAAACCTCGCACCACGTTTCGGCATTGACTATACGTATATAGACTGTACCAATCTAATGGATCTTGAACGTTCGATTAAACCGAATACGAAAGTGCTTTATATTGAAACACCTTCAAATCCTGGATTAGCCGTTTTGAATATTAAGGCCCTTTCACTGATTGCCAAACGCCATAATTTGACCCTTATTATCGACAATACATTTATGACGCCCTACCTTCAAAAACCTATTGAAATGGGGGCTGATGTTGTCGTTCATAGCGGAACTAAGTATCTCAATGGTCATGGTGATGTCATTGCAGGTTTTATCGTCGGACAGAAAAACGAAATCAATCGCATGAGAAAAACTATAATGGGCGACCTTGGCCAAAACTTAAACGCTTGGGAATCTTATTTAATTTTACGGGGGTTAAAGACATTGCCTGTCAGAATGCAGAGGCATTGTGATAACGCAATGGCCATTGCAGAATTCCTTGAAAAACATCCAGCTGTTGAAAAGGTTTTTTATCCTGGTCTCCCATCACATCCGCAACACGAAGTAGCCAAGTCTCAAATGAAAAAAATGGGGGGAGTTGTTTCGTTCGAATTAAAGGGAGGAGTAACAAGCGGGAAAGAATTTATTAACAATTTACAGCTGGGATTAATCTCATTTAGTCTCGGTGATCCTGAAACCTTAGTACAACATCCCGCTTCCATGACACACTCTTCTATTCCCCAAGAAGAACGATTGAAATACGGCATATCTGATGGACTCATCAGGCTATCAGCTGGATTGGAAGACCGACAAGACATTATTGCAGATTTGCATCAATCACTTGAGAAAATCTCTTCAGCAAAGCATGCCACTCTATAA
- a CDS encoding D-cysteine desulfhydrase, protein MYLSKLPRRSYTHTQTPIERLDRLSELLGGPTIYIKRDDLLGLAGGGNKTRKLEFLLADAIAKGADTIVTCGALQSNHCRLTLAAAVKEGLKCQLVLEEGVETPYNADANGNNLLYKLLGAEEIKVVKHGADVIAEMHALGEELVAAGRKPYLIPIGGSNVLGSVGYVACAQEILQQTYDSGLVIDHVVVASGSGGTQAGLIVGFEGSSAPIKVSGINVSRPNETQVPNIERLVKQTAEFLQVTADCSDSVHCYDGYVGGGYTIPTAGMIEAVQMLARTEGILLDAVYTGKVMAGLIDLVRNGTFTKDDNVLFVHTGGSPSLYANHTLFNEDLFVL, encoded by the coding sequence ATGTACCTATCAAAATTGCCGAGAAGAAGTTATACACATACACAAACGCCAATCGAAAGGTTAGACCGTCTGTCCGAGCTATTGGGTGGACCTACGATTTATATTAAACGCGATGATTTACTAGGACTTGCTGGAGGCGGAAATAAGACACGGAAATTGGAGTTTTTACTGGCGGATGCCATTGCGAAGGGGGCGGATACCATCGTGACTTGTGGTGCGCTCCAATCAAATCATTGTCGCCTGACGTTAGCTGCCGCTGTTAAGGAAGGGTTGAAATGTCAGCTAGTTTTGGAAGAAGGTGTTGAAACGCCTTACAACGCAGATGCCAATGGTAACAACTTGCTCTATAAATTACTCGGAGCTGAGGAGATTAAGGTCGTCAAACACGGTGCAGATGTGATTGCGGAAATGCATGCATTGGGCGAGGAGCTAGTAGCAGCTGGCAGAAAACCGTATTTAATTCCCATCGGTGGGTCCAATGTATTGGGATCAGTTGGCTATGTAGCATGTGCTCAGGAAATCTTGCAACAAACATATGATAGTGGGCTCGTGATTGATCATGTAGTGGTGGCGAGCGGCAGTGGCGGCACGCAAGCGGGCTTAATCGTCGGTTTTGAGGGAAGTAGCGCGCCTATTAAAGTGAGTGGCATCAATGTCTCCAGGCCAAATGAAACGCAAGTTCCGAATATCGAGCGCTTGGTGAAGCAAACAGCAGAATTTCTACAAGTGACAGCTGATTGTTCGGACAGTGTACATTGCTATGACGGCTATGTTGGAGGCGGTTACACGATTCCGACAGCAGGCATGATTGAAGCTGTGCAAATGTTGGCAAGGACAGAAGGCATACTACTAGACGCAGTATATACAGGAAAAGTGATGGCGGGACTAATCGACTTGGTTCGGAATGGAACATTTACAAAAGATGACAATGTCTTGTTTGTACACACGGGTGGCTCGCCTTCGCTCTATGCCAACCATACGTTGTTCAACGAAGATTTGTTTGTGCTATAA
- the dapF gene encoding diaminopimelate epimerase encodes MNIPFTKMHGIGNNYIYLDLFAHEFDESIFTQLAIDISNVNTGIGSDGLILIHPSDVADVGMRIFNKDGSEGQNCGNGLRCVAKYVYENHLVSNKIFKIETKAAVVTAEVFGDRACIDQVTVDMGPPLLHRSQIPMQGPENQQVIAEDFQVGDHALKVTALFLGNPNAVFFVDKIEEAPLHELGSIVTIDPRFPNRANVEFVEIVSDKEINFRVWERGSGVTEACGTGACAAVVASVLNGYVQKDTAVTVHLSGGDLTIKWATDGRVWMTGPAETITQGIFYWRSPFTSTF; translated from the coding sequence ATGAACATTCCATTTACGAAAATGCATGGTATTGGCAATAATTATATTTACCTCGATTTATTTGCACATGAATTTGATGAATCGATTTTTACTCAATTAGCAATCGATATTTCAAACGTCAATACGGGTATTGGGTCAGATGGACTCATCTTGATTCACCCGAGTGATGTAGCCGATGTTGGGATGCGAATTTTTAATAAGGATGGATCGGAAGGGCAAAATTGCGGAAATGGGTTACGCTGCGTTGCGAAATATGTGTATGAAAATCATCTTGTGTCGAACAAGATCTTCAAAATTGAAACAAAGGCGGCTGTCGTAACAGCTGAGGTATTTGGGGATAGAGCGTGTATCGATCAGGTGACGGTTGATATGGGACCACCTCTTTTACATCGCAGCCAAATACCGATGCAAGGTCCCGAAAATCAGCAGGTAATTGCCGAAGACTTTCAAGTTGGGGATCATGCATTGAAAGTAACGGCGTTATTTTTGGGGAATCCCAATGCCGTCTTTTTTGTAGACAAGATTGAAGAAGCACCTCTGCATGAGTTAGGTTCCATTGTGACGATAGATCCTCGTTTTCCAAATCGGGCAAATGTTGAATTTGTGGAGATTGTCTCTGACAAAGAAATCAATTTCAGAGTATGGGAGAGAGGATCTGGTGTAACGGAGGCATGTGGGACGGGGGCTTGTGCCGCTGTCGTGGCTTCGGTGTTAAATGGCTATGTTCAGAAAGATACAGCAGTGACTGTCCATTTAAGTGGGGGAGATCTAACGATTAAATGGGCAACTGATGGACGTGTCTGGATGACGGGGCCAGCAGAAACGATTACACAAGGAATCTTTTATTGGCGGAGCCCGTTCACTTCGACATTTTAA
- a CDS encoding dicarboxylate/amino acid:cation symporter, whose product MLQKLKPYRFPLILLSSIIVGSIVGLIFGEKASIIKPFGDLFLNLLFMVVVPLVFFSITSAVANMDSMKRLGKIMGSMLTIFIITGIIASITMLVAVILFPVGSGATIPVEIPENTEVLSLSDQLVNTFTVPDFVELFSRKNMLALIVFSVLLGIATGLSGEVGKPFARFLESGSEIFMKVIQLIMYYAPIGLGAYFAALIGDFGGELIGDYAQAFILYYPVAILYFAIGFTIYAFIAGGKKGVIRFWKNILAPAATALGTGSSFATLPINLQAAKKIGVPKDIRETVLPLGATIHMDGSCLSSILKIAFVFGVFNMEFTGIGTFVTAIAISLMAGVVMSGIPGGGFIGEMVIITFYGLPIQALPIISAIGVVVDPPATMVNSTGDTVASMLVTRQLEGKEWMDKAIVD is encoded by the coding sequence ATGTTGCAGAAATTAAAACCGTATCGATTTCCACTCATTCTTCTATCTTCCATTATTGTAGGGTCTATTGTCGGCCTGATTTTTGGAGAAAAAGCGAGTATCATTAAACCGTTTGGCGATTTGTTTTTAAATCTATTGTTCATGGTCGTCGTTCCGCTTGTGTTCTTTTCCATTACATCGGCTGTCGCGAATATGGATAGTATGAAACGACTTGGAAAAATTATGGGTTCAATGTTGACGATTTTTATCATAACAGGAATTATTGCATCCATAACGATGCTCGTTGCCGTGATTCTATTTCCAGTCGGATCAGGCGCTACCATTCCTGTAGAGATTCCGGAAAATACGGAAGTATTGTCGTTATCTGATCAACTCGTCAATACGTTTACAGTGCCAGACTTTGTGGAATTATTTTCACGTAAAAACATGCTTGCGTTAATTGTATTCTCGGTGTTGTTAGGGATTGCGACTGGTTTGTCAGGAGAAGTTGGGAAACCATTTGCTCGCTTTTTAGAAAGTGGCTCTGAAATATTTATGAAAGTGATTCAACTGATTATGTACTATGCACCGATTGGTTTGGGTGCTTATTTTGCGGCGTTAATCGGAGATTTTGGTGGGGAGCTCATTGGTGATTATGCGCAGGCATTTATTCTCTATTACCCTGTTGCAATCCTTTACTTTGCGATTGGCTTTACAATATATGCGTTTATTGCTGGAGGGAAAAAGGGTGTCATTCGCTTTTGGAAAAACATTCTTGCGCCAGCAGCGACAGCGCTTGGAACAGGAAGTAGTTTTGCGACGTTGCCAATCAACTTGCAAGCTGCGAAAAAAATTGGAGTGCCGAAGGATATTCGTGAAACCGTTTTACCGCTAGGTGCAACGATCCATATGGATGGTTCTTGTCTTTCTTCTATACTTAAAATTGCATTCGTATTCGGTGTGTTTAACATGGAGTTTACCGGAATCGGTACGTTTGTCACGGCAATTGCGATTTCTTTAATGGCTGGTGTGGTGATGAGTGGAATTCCAGGCGGCGGATTTATTGGAGAAATGGTCATTATTACGTTTTACGGTTTGCCGATTCAGGCGTTGCCAATCATTTCGGCAATTGGTGTCGTTGTTGACCCGCCTGCGACGATGGTTAACTCCACGGGAGATACTGTCGCGAGTATGCTTGTGACAAGGCAGCTGGAAGGGAAAGAGTGGATGGACAAAGCGATTGTTGACTAA